One stretch of Myxocyprinus asiaticus isolate MX2 ecotype Aquarium Trade chromosome 23, UBuf_Myxa_2, whole genome shotgun sequence DNA includes these proteins:
- the LOC127414147 gene encoding mRNA decay activator protein ZFP36L2-like, which translates to MRDHLRLSPSETEMSATILSAFYDIDMLYKQEKSLNMNAFHINSMLDKKAVGAPVTTSSSTNNCNYASGFLRRNSTSNMESMANGNKYPASSYNSMKENASTAIMNKENKFRDRAYSESGQQQLQALQQKPGSQINSTRYKTELCRPFEENGACKYGEKCQFAHGYHELRSLSRHPKYKTEPCRTFHTIGFCPYGPRCHFIHNADERRPAPSNANNMQGEPTKAAQGELVCSYGQQQQAAGAFRDRPKLHHSLSFSGFSSHHHGLDSPLLESPTSRTPPPPSSTAHFYEDVLSPMSRCLSNSAFSFPGQDLKALLAPLAVHAHNGYASQSTGAYCGNIQVNMGGGPPSPPYGLSHLQSLHRLSESPVFDSPPSPPDSISDRESYASGSLSSSGSLSGSESPSLDCGRRLPIFSRLSISDD; encoded by the exons ATGAGAGATCATCTGCGACTGTCTCCTTCTGAAACAGAAATGTCTGCAACCATCCTGTCCGCTTTCTACGACATCGACATGCTGTACAAG CAGGAGAAGAGCCTCAACATGAACGCGTTTCACATCAACAGCATGCTGGATAAGAAAGCAGTCGGGGCCCCGGTAACAACCTCGAGCAGCACCAACAACTGCAACTACGCGTCAGGATTTTTACGACGGAACTCCACCAGCAACATGGAGTCCATGGCGAACGGCAACAAGTACCCCGCCAGCTCCTACAACAGCATGAAGGAGAACGCCAGCACAGCCATCATGAACAAGGAGAACAAGTTCCGCGACCGCGCCTACAGCGAGAGTGGCCAGCAGCAGCTGCAAGCGCTGCAGCAGAAGCCGGGCTCGCAGATCAACTCCACCCGCTACAAGACCGAGCTGTGCAGGCCCTTCGAGGAGAACGGCGCGTGTAAATACGGCGAGAAGTGCCAGTTTGCCCACGGTTACCACGAGCTGAGGAGCCTATCTCGCCACCCGAAGTACAAGACCGAGCCCTGTCGCACTTTCCACACCATCGGCTTCTGTCCGTACGGTCCGCGCTGCCACTTCATTCACAATGCCGACGAAAGACGACCAGCGCCAAGCAACGCCAACAACATGCAGGGAGAGCCCACCAAGGCCGCTCAGGGGGAGCTTGTGTGCAGCTACGGGCAGCAGCAGCAGGCGGCGGGAGCCTTCAGGGACAGACCCAAGCTCCACCACAGCCTCAGTTTCTCGGGTTTCTCCAGCCACCACCACGGACTCGACTCTCCCCTGCTCGAAAGCCCCACGTCCCGCACTCCTCCACCCCCTTCCTCCACCGCTCACTTTTACGAAGACGTTCTGTCGCCCATGAGTCGCTGCCTGAGCAACAGTGCCTTCTCTTTCCCCGGGCAAGACCTAAAAGCCCTGCTCGCGCCGCTGGCCGTGCACGCGCACAACGGTTACGCCAGCCAGTCCACCGGTGCTTACTGCGGAAACATTCAGGTGAACATGGGCGGCGGCCCCCCTTCTCCCCCGTACGGTCTCAGCCACCTGCAGTCCTTGCACCGTCTGTCAGAGTCGCCGGTATTCGACTCGCCCCCCAGCCCGCCTGACAGCATCTCAGACCGGGAGAGCTACGCCAGCGGCTCGCTGAGCTCCTCTGGAAGTCTCAGCGGCTCCGAGTCTCCGAGTCTGGACTGCGGGAGACGTTTGCCAATCTTCAGCAGGCTGTCGATTTCTGATGATTAA
- the LOC127414149 gene encoding thyroid adenoma-associated protein homolog — MESYVAMDAVSPPVALEMGVGLLCQLFQMWDQVSAGIVNLIEWLLGDEQLETSCEESPELDEEFLFEKGDLNLWAEPMLWARMLHRHLSALSGVPPSPAISPAELERLSAVANSNALAAQYAKKAVPTLPQFSATIEYAKIALLQERTSLTQNVLDTLRQALLR, encoded by the exons ATGGAATCCT ATGTAGCCATGGATGCCGTCTCACCTCCTGTTGCCCTGGAGATGGGGGTGGGTCTTTTGTGCCAGCTGTTCCAGATGTGGGATCAGGTGTCTGCTGGCATTGTAAATTTGATAGAATGGCTTCTGGGAGATGAACAGTTGGAAACAAGTTGTGAGGAGTCACCTGAACTG GATGAAGAGTTCCTCTTTGAGAAGGGAGATCTGAACCTATGGGCAGAGCCTATGTTATGGGCACGGATGTTGCACAGACACCTATCTGCCCTCTCAGGTGTGCCACCCTCACCTGCCATCAGCCCTGCAGAGCTGGAACGATTATCAGCCGTTGCAAACAGCAATGCCCTGGCTGCTCAATATGCAAAGAAAGCCGTCCCTACACTGCCCCAGTTTTCGGCCACCATTGAGTATGCCAAGATAGCGCTGCTACAAGAGAGAACCTCACTCACTCAGAATGTTCTAGATACACTTAGACAAGCACTTCTCAGATAA